Proteins encoded by one window of bacterium:
- a CDS encoding BMC domain-containing protein translates to MTSLGLIELNSIAAGFSICDTLLKTADVELVLNRTICSGKYMIIVNGSVAAVQASIAAGLQQWPEAVIDSMVIANVHPSVLPALAGSHEGAQTGSLGVIESFSVASLLEAADAAAKAAAVTLLEIRLAMALGGKAFVTLTGQVSAVRAAVEAGAAVVAEKGLLVNKVVIPAPAQQLYQNYI, encoded by the coding sequence ATGACAAGTTTGGGATTGATTGAGCTGAACAGCATCGCCGCAGGATTTTCCATCTGCGATACGCTGCTGAAAACCGCGGATGTGGAACTGGTTCTCAACCGGACCATCTGTTCCGGGAAATATATGATCATTGTGAACGGCTCAGTGGCAGCCGTGCAGGCGAGCATTGCCGCGGGTCTGCAACAGTGGCCTGAGGCGGTGATCGATTCCATGGTCATCGCCAACGTGCACCCCTCGGTGCTGCCGGCATTGGCCGGCTCCCATGAAGGAGCACAAACCGGCAGTTTGGGCGTGATCGAGTCCTTTTCCGTCGCCTCCCTGCTGGAGGCGGCTGATGCTGCGGCCAAAGCGGCGGCTGTGACTCTGCTGGAGATCCGCTTGGCCATGGCGCTGGGCGGCAAGGCTTTTGTAACGTTGACCGGGCAGGTCTCTGCGGTACGGGCTGCAGTGGAAGCCGGCGCTGCGGTGGTGGCGGAAAAGGGATTGCTGGTGAACAAGGTCGTTATC
- a CDS encoding NADH dehydrogenase subunit, producing MLLDQVKQAGVVGAGGAGFPTHVKLQAQVEYYLVNGAECEPLMHKDRELMCRFSREIVQGLQWAADCVHADKRVFGIKSKNQSAIQALKTAIGSSPVSIHEFGDYYPAGDEYELVYGITGRLIPPQGLPLQIGTVVNNVETLFNIYQAAQGQPVTDTFLTITGAVKQPMTTRVPIGMQVRDVLALAGGPTCSGYRIMESGLMMGRLLPDDLQPVTKTTGGLIVLPEDHRLIQRYTTPPRIMDRIGHSACDQCSYCTELCPRYLLGYDVQPHLVMRSLGFTSMGTALWNKHALLCCQCGICTLYACPEGLHPREACLRSMTDLRTKGEGKWQGSDQVSVHRIKDSRRVPVKQLMRRLGVMDYDAPAEFVETSPHPEEVRIPLKQHVGVAAEATVKAGDKVERGQLIGRIPEDKLAAAIHASIAGVVAEVTTEVVTIRTK from the coding sequence GTGCTTTTGGATCAAGTAAAACAGGCAGGGGTGGTCGGCGCCGGCGGCGCCGGTTTTCCGACTCATGTAAAATTGCAGGCTCAGGTCGAGTACTATTTGGTCAACGGTGCAGAATGCGAGCCGTTGATGCACAAAGATCGCGAGCTGATGTGCCGTTTTTCCCGGGAGATCGTACAAGGCCTGCAATGGGCGGCTGACTGCGTGCACGCCGACAAACGGGTCTTTGGCATTAAATCAAAAAATCAGTCCGCTATCCAGGCCCTAAAAACCGCCATCGGGTCCAGCCCGGTCTCCATTCACGAATTCGGCGACTATTATCCGGCCGGCGACGAGTATGAGCTGGTCTATGGTATCACCGGTCGGCTGATCCCTCCGCAAGGATTGCCGCTGCAGATCGGCACGGTGGTGAACAATGTTGAAACCTTGTTCAATATTTACCAGGCGGCTCAAGGCCAGCCGGTCACGGATACGTTTTTAACCATCACCGGCGCAGTGAAGCAGCCGATGACCACGCGTGTGCCCATCGGCATGCAGGTTCGTGATGTGCTGGCTCTGGCCGGCGGCCCGACGTGCTCCGGCTACCGCATCATGGAAAGCGGTTTGATGATGGGCCGCTTGTTACCGGATGATTTGCAGCCGGTGACCAAGACCACCGGTGGATTGATCGTGCTGCCCGAGGATCATCGATTGATCCAACGCTACACCACGCCGCCCAGGATCATGGATCGCATCGGTCACTCCGCCTGCGACCAGTGCAGTTATTGCACAGAGCTGTGCCCGCGCTATCTCTTGGGCTATGACGTGCAGCCGCATCTGGTCATGCGCAGCCTTGGCTTTACGTCCATGGGAACAGCGTTGTGGAACAAACATGCTTTGCTGTGCTGCCAGTGCGGCATCTGTACACTGTACGCTTGTCCGGAAGGGCTGCATCCACGTGAAGCCTGTTTGCGCAGCATGACCGACTTGCGCACCAAGGGAGAGGGAAAGTGGCAGGGCTCCGACCAGGTGAGCGTGCATCGCATCAAGGACAGCCGGCGCGTACCGGTCAAACAGCTCATGCGTCGTCTCGGAGTGATGGACTATGATGCCCCTGCGGAATTTGTCGAAACCTCCCCTCATCCGGAAGAGGTGCGCATTCCTTTGAAGCAGCATGTGGGCGTGGCTGCAGAGGCGACGGTCAAGGCGGGCGATAAAGTGGAAAGAGGCCAACTCATCGGCCGCATTCCAGAGGACAAACTGGCAGCGGCCATTCATGCAAGCATCGCCGGGGTGGTCGCCGAGGTGACGACCGAAGTGGTGACCATCCGGACAAAATGA